Proteins encoded together in one Luteibaculum oceani window:
- a CDS encoding nucleotidyltransferase family protein, producing the protein MKSLEEIKSQLAQLKTELSKKYPIASMAIFGSVARSEATENSDIDILVEFDGKIGSRFISLANELESSLKNRVDLVSRKGIKQKYFERIKSDLVYV; encoded by the coding sequence GTGAAGAGTTTGGAAGAAATAAAATCTCAATTAGCTCAGCTTAAAACGGAACTTTCGAAAAAGTACCCTATTGCTTCGATGGCAATTTTTGGTTCTGTAGCCAGAAGTGAAGCCACGGAAAATAGCGACATTGATATTTTAGTGGAATTTGATGGTAAAATCGGTTCTAGATTTATTTCTCTTGCAAATGAACTTGAATCTTCTCTCAAAAACCGCGTTGACCTTGTTTCTAGAAAAGGTATAAAACAAAAATATTTCGAGCGCATTAAATCGGATTTAGTTTATGTCTAA
- a CDS encoding HepT-like ribonuclease domain-containing protein produces the protein MSKRDNDLLLEDMLEAAEKIEKYTVGYDFDKFSNEDKTIDAVIRNFEIIGEAANRVDPDFKLESPEIEWRKITGFRNRLIHEYFGVDIEILWQIIEDDIPDLIDYLKQILNKN, from the coding sequence ATGTCTAAAAGGGATAATGACCTCTTATTAGAAGACATGCTCGAAGCGGCAGAAAAAATCGAAAAATACACGGTAGGCTATGATTTTGATAAGTTTTCTAACGAAGACAAAACCATAGATGCTGTAATTAGAAACTTCGAAATCATTGGAGAGGCTGCTAACAGAGTAGATCCAGACTTTAAACTCGAAAGTCCCGAAATTGAATGGAGGAAAATAACTGGCTTCCGAAATAGGTTAATTCATGAGTATTTTGGGGTTGATATAGAAATCCTTTGGCAAATTATTGAAGATGACATCCCAGATTTGATAGACTACCTTAAACAAATCCTGAATAAAAATTAA
- a CDS encoding transposase: MDAYWFDGLDQLRILAEKWQHEYNYNHPHTSLGRKAPCEYKSRFPQGVPLEENIVSLKKNMFI, translated from the coding sequence TTGGATGCATATTGGTTCGATGGCTTGGATCAACTACGCATACTGGCAGAAAAATGGCAACATGAGTACAACTACAATCACCCACATACATCCCTTGGCAGAAAGGCGCCTTGTGAATACAAAAGTCGTTTTCCTCAAGGGGTACCCCTTGAGGAAAACATTGTATCATTAAAGAAGAATATGTTTATTTAA
- a CDS encoding transposase, with translation MKRSKFTESQIIKAIKENENGRSADEIARELGISKATFYQWRKNYAVMEASHLKRLKELEEENRKLKRM, from the coding sequence ATGAAGCGAAGCAAGTTTACCGAGAGTCAGATTATTAAGGCTATTAAAGAGAATGAGAACGGACGTTCAGCGGATGAGATAGCCCGAGAGCTAGGAATAAGTAAGGCTACTTTTTACCAGTGGCGTAAGAATTACGCAGTTATGGAGGCAAGTCACCTTAAGCGCCTCAAGGAACTCGAAGAAGAGAATCGGAAGCTCAAGCGGATGTAA
- a CDS encoding LysR family transcriptional regulator — protein MHYTLHQLRIFIEVVDCKSITKASQQLHLTQPAVSIQIKKLQEQFEIPLIEVVGKQLYVTDFGFEVANYARKILEYSDQLKYKTQSFRNELGGKIKFSIASTGKYVLPFFLAKFLEKHPGIDTSIDVTNKLNVIRDLEENKVDFALVSTLPKKLEVNAFPLIENKLFLVCKTDMLSKAKAKDKLPLIYRENGSATRNAMIDYFKGKPQNVKSIQLTSNEAVKQAVISGMGKSIMPLIGIKHELKSGDLSIVKVRGLPITTQWNLIYLKEKMLSPAARAYLSFLALNTEKIIEESFKWIKNY, from the coding sequence ATGCATTATACTTTACACCAGTTACGCATTTTTATTGAAGTAGTTGATTGTAAGTCTATTACAAAGGCTTCACAGCAACTACACCTAACCCAACCTGCGGTATCTATACAGATAAAAAAATTACAAGAACAATTCGAAATCCCTTTAATTGAGGTAGTTGGAAAGCAGCTTTATGTAACGGATTTCGGATTTGAAGTGGCCAATTATGCAAGGAAAATATTGGAGTATAGTGATCAACTAAAGTACAAAACACAATCCTTCAGAAACGAATTAGGGGGTAAAATCAAATTCTCTATTGCATCTACCGGAAAATATGTTCTTCCCTTTTTTCTGGCTAAGTTTTTAGAAAAACACCCAGGTATTGACACCTCTATCGATGTAACAAATAAATTAAATGTAATTCGCGATTTAGAGGAGAACAAAGTAGACTTTGCTTTGGTATCAACACTGCCCAAAAAATTGGAGGTTAACGCTTTTCCTCTAATCGAAAACAAGTTGTTTTTAGTTTGTAAAACAGACATGCTCTCCAAAGCGAAAGCCAAAGATAAACTTCCACTTATTTACCGCGAAAATGGCTCAGCTACCAGAAATGCCATGATCGATTACTTTAAGGGAAAGCCGCAAAATGTAAAATCCATTCAGCTAACCTCTAATGAGGCTGTCAAACAAGCGGTTATTTCAGGAATGGGGAAATCTATCATGCCATTAATCGGTATAAAGCACGAGTTAAAATCTGGTGATTTATCTATTGTAAAGGTCCGTGGTTTACCTATTACCACGCAATGGAATTTAATTTATTTGAAAGAAAAAATGCTTAGTCCTGCCGCAAGAGCCTATTTAAGCTTTTTAGCCTTGAATACAGAAAAAATAATTGAAGAATCATTTAAATGGATAAAGAATTACTAA
- a CDS encoding sodium-dependent bicarbonate transport family permease codes for MNLDLLLSNLTNPALLFFCLGLFAVRVKSDLRIPENSSKFISLYLLLAIGFKGGQELAHSEFTSSIGWIIGLAITSALVIPVYSFALLKRKFGNFNAAAIAAAYGSVSAVTFVTAVSFLELQNIEFGGHMVAVMALMEAPAIIVGVVLLSFFQKNESSSFSLKEIISHALTNGGVFLILGSLLIGYLASAEQAEGIRPFTTDIFKGFLAVFLLDMGITSGSKLKVFRKLGLAPILYSVIVPLFNGLIMAWISGFATSNVGDRLLISVLAASASYIAVPAAMKMANPKANSGLYLPMALGITFPMNITVGLPLYFLIINCI; via the coding sequence ATGAATTTAGACTTGCTCCTAAGCAATCTCACCAACCCTGCTCTCCTTTTTTTTTGTTTGGGCTTATTTGCGGTTCGGGTTAAGAGCGACCTACGGATTCCTGAAAATTCATCAAAATTTATCTCTCTTTATCTTCTGTTGGCAATAGGTTTTAAAGGGGGGCAGGAGTTAGCACATAGCGAGTTTACCAGCAGTATTGGATGGATAATTGGGCTTGCAATTACCAGTGCTCTTGTAATACCCGTGTATAGTTTTGCACTATTAAAACGAAAATTTGGGAACTTTAATGCTGCTGCTATAGCTGCTGCTTATGGTTCGGTAAGTGCGGTTACTTTTGTAACCGCAGTTTCTTTTTTGGAACTCCAAAACATAGAGTTTGGGGGGCACATGGTGGCAGTAATGGCTTTAATGGAGGCTCCTGCGATAATTGTAGGTGTAGTGTTACTTTCGTTCTTTCAGAAAAATGAATCCAGTTCTTTCAGTTTAAAGGAAATAATTAGCCATGCCTTAACCAATGGAGGAGTTTTTTTAATACTGGGTAGTTTATTAATAGGTTATTTAGCTAGCGCTGAACAGGCCGAGGGGATTCGTCCATTTACCACCGATATTTTTAAAGGATTTTTAGCAGTATTCCTTCTCGACATGGGAATAACTAGTGGCTCTAAACTTAAAGTATTTCGAAAATTAGGTCTGGCTCCAATTCTTTACTCAGTAATTGTTCCCCTCTTTAACGGTTTGATAATGGCTTGGATTTCTGGCTTTGCTACAAGTAATGTTGGCGACCGACTGTTAATAAGCGTTTTGGCAGCAAGTGCCTCGTATATCGCCGTTCCCGCTGCCATGAAAATGGCGAACCCAAAAGCAAATTCGGGGCTTTATTTACCTATGGCCTTGGGAATTACCTTCCCGATGAACATCACCGTAGGACTCCCCCTGTACTTTTTAATTATAAATTGTATCTAG
- a CDS encoding LysR family transcriptional regulator, translating to MNLQFLKYFVALAELGNFTQAAEKVYVVQSTFSTGIKKLEQQLNCKLFYRDNRQVRLTDEGKQLLPKARQMLGTWNEMESIFSEEYCKPLKLGVVSEIDFNAIVPLLKSFHELYPNIETQIIENSESELHQMLKSESIDGYFQKYIPFDHSDFKYHLIRKDKLVLAVPNNHPFASKSKLPIQAIDKQSLIERTNCSLYEEVEVCLKEKNIQPNVVFRAKGDDAAKALVASGIGISLVPDIEIKYPNVKYIPIADVQFDRKIFLIWKKGSVSKTMENLLKI from the coding sequence ATGAACCTTCAATTTTTAAAATACTTTGTGGCCTTAGCTGAGCTAGGCAACTTCACCCAGGCTGCGGAGAAAGTTTATGTAGTACAATCCACTTTTTCTACAGGTATCAAAAAACTGGAGCAACAACTCAATTGTAAATTGTTCTATCGAGACAATCGTCAGGTACGGTTAACAGATGAGGGGAAACAGCTATTGCCAAAAGCCAGACAAATGCTGGGGACCTGGAACGAAATGGAAAGCATTTTTTCAGAAGAATATTGCAAACCCCTAAAGTTAGGCGTGGTAAGTGAAATAGACTTTAACGCCATTGTACCCTTGCTAAAATCTTTTCACGAGTTATATCCCAACATCGAAACCCAAATCATTGAAAACAGCGAGTCGGAATTGCACCAGATGCTTAAAAGTGAAAGTATAGATGGCTATTTTCAGAAGTATATACCGTTTGACCATAGTGATTTTAAATACCACCTAATCCGAAAAGACAAACTGGTTTTGGCAGTACCCAACAATCATCCTTTTGCCTCCAAAAGCAAACTACCCATACAAGCCATTGATAAACAAAGTTTAATTGAACGGACAAATTGCTCTTTGTATGAGGAGGTGGAAGTATGCCTCAAAGAAAAAAATATTCAACCGAATGTAGTGTTCCGCGCCAAGGGAGATGATGCTGCAAAAGCTTTGGTCGCTTCCGGTATTGGGATCTCATTGGTACCCGATATTGAAATCAAATATCCAAATGTGAAATACATACCGATTGCGGACGTGCAATTCGACCGCAAGATATTTCTGATTTGGAAAAAAGGGAGTGTTTCCAAGACTATGGAGAATTTGCTGAAAATTTGA
- a CDS encoding DUF5686 and carboxypeptidase-like regulatory domain-containing protein yields the protein MVLAQTNISGKVIDVETKTPLAFVNIVVNEENSLGTNSDLHGNFTIQTQKEVVSLSFSFVGYEKLFFQVDSSQNQNLLIALKPKITRLAEVEILPGLNPAHRIIDNCVANRNVNDPSKYEAYRCKIHFKMHFDVWIDDVEEMQFKDSSLEGGYAFLTETISDRIYQKPDQIKETIIANRVSGFKNPLFASLVTELQPFSFYKPQISVFEDNFLNPISSGSTKSYLFTLQDTLYTTVDSTFVISFQPRSGKNFTALKGLLYINSKDWAIENIIAEPQEKGIIHFKLQQQYNTVEGKWFPKALNFESTISMQQDTVALFGKAFSIIDSVSFPEKIKKRNFGLLEKELLPDAGQRDDSFWAENRFMELNEKDSATYRVIDKIGEAANFDKLQNVFSFISEGRINFGYWALGLNHLYRFNEYEGSRLGLELYTGKKVSDRFILGGYFAYGFRDKASKYGLSSQVVLNRRYQSKFNFSYSSDLRESGKFFSNPFNRPIQNFRDFLAFDFTRFTGWSASFSSRLNRSFTAFLSYNQYQWNRASIVPSNLSLENINQPDIKNSIDYVQAGIRFAAHEKLVEVFGHTNSYGSKYPVLSVWFTSNGYTGKTPSLFSRTDLELSDAFGIKKLGTTQWRIRASYIHSLPTNLDPGFIITGLGANSNFGLQSPGHFQTMQPYEFAGTEFAGIFIKHEFGSLLFKTTAWKPEISLAQNSGFTGIFSSSSVNYPSFDKGYHESGIIVDNIVRFKYMDLFYLELGVGGYYRYGSYANSNLSDNLAFTLSLIAKTR from the coding sequence GTGGTTCTTGCTCAAACCAACATTAGCGGGAAGGTAATAGACGTAGAAACTAAAACGCCTCTTGCTTTTGTTAACATTGTTGTTAACGAGGAAAATAGTCTTGGTACCAACAGCGATTTACACGGCAACTTTACTATTCAAACCCAAAAAGAAGTAGTCTCGCTTAGTTTTAGTTTTGTAGGCTACGAAAAATTGTTTTTCCAAGTAGATTCATCACAAAATCAAAATCTACTTATTGCCTTAAAACCCAAAATAACCAGGTTAGCGGAGGTGGAAATTTTACCAGGACTTAACCCCGCACATCGAATAATTGATAATTGCGTTGCCAATCGAAACGTTAATGACCCCAGTAAATACGAAGCGTATCGATGTAAGATTCACTTCAAAATGCATTTTGATGTCTGGATAGATGATGTGGAGGAAATGCAGTTTAAAGATAGCAGCTTGGAGGGAGGATATGCATTTCTTACCGAAACCATTAGTGATCGGATCTACCAAAAGCCAGACCAAATAAAAGAAACCATTATTGCAAATAGGGTTTCGGGATTCAAAAATCCCCTTTTCGCTTCGCTGGTTACGGAATTGCAACCCTTTTCTTTTTACAAACCACAGATTAGCGTTTTCGAGGATAATTTTCTAAACCCCATTTCTTCTGGCAGTACCAAAAGCTATCTATTTACCCTACAAGATACCCTGTACACCACTGTAGATAGTACTTTTGTAATCTCTTTTCAACCGCGTAGTGGAAAAAATTTCACGGCCTTAAAAGGCTTACTATATATAAACAGCAAAGATTGGGCTATAGAAAACATTATTGCCGAACCTCAAGAAAAAGGCATAATCCACTTTAAACTCCAACAGCAATACAATACGGTGGAGGGTAAATGGTTTCCTAAAGCCCTTAACTTCGAATCCACTATCAGCATGCAGCAAGATACGGTAGCACTTTTTGGTAAGGCTTTTAGCATTATAGATAGTGTAAGCTTTCCAGAAAAAATAAAGAAGCGAAACTTTGGCTTGTTGGAAAAAGAACTGCTCCCCGATGCGGGACAACGAGACGACAGCTTTTGGGCAGAAAACCGTTTTATGGAGCTTAATGAAAAAGATAGTGCTACCTACAGAGTTATTGATAAGATTGGCGAAGCCGCAAATTTTGACAAACTACAAAATGTTTTCTCCTTCATATCCGAAGGTCGTATAAACTTTGGCTATTGGGCATTGGGATTGAACCACTTATACCGTTTTAACGAATACGAGGGAAGTAGATTGGGCCTTGAATTATATACAGGCAAAAAAGTAAGCGATCGATTCATATTGGGAGGATATTTCGCGTACGGATTTAGAGATAAAGCATCGAAATATGGACTCAGTTCACAAGTGGTCTTAAACCGGCGATATCAAAGCAAATTCAATTTTTCCTATTCCAGCGATTTACGGGAGTCGGGAAAATTTTTCTCCAACCCTTTTAATCGTCCCATTCAAAACTTCCGAGACTTTTTGGCATTCGATTTCACGCGATTTACCGGCTGGAGTGCTTCCTTTAGCAGTCGTTTAAACAGAAGTTTTACTGCCTTTTTATCCTACAATCAATACCAATGGAATAGAGCCTCTATTGTGCCTTCGAATTTAAGTTTGGAAAACATTAATCAGCCGGATATAAAAAACTCAATCGATTACGTTCAGGCTGGAATACGTTTTGCCGCCCACGAAAAGCTAGTTGAAGTTTTCGGCCATACCAACTCCTATGGAAGTAAATATCCTGTTTTAAGCGTGTGGTTTACGTCTAACGGATATACAGGCAAAACCCCTTCCCTATTTTCAAGAACGGATCTAGAGTTAAGTGATGCATTCGGTATTAAAAAATTAGGCACCACACAATGGCGAATTCGAGCGAGTTATATCCACTCATTGCCGACTAATTTAGATCCCGGTTTTATAATTACAGGACTGGGAGCAAACTCCAACTTTGGGTTACAATCACCTGGACACTTCCAAACTATGCAACCCTACGAATTTGCAGGTACTGAATTTGCGGGGATATTTATAAAGCACGAATTCGGCAGCTTATTATTTAAAACAACAGCATGGAAACCAGAAATCTCTTTGGCACAAAACTCTGGCTTCACCGGAATCTTTAGCTCCAGCTCGGTGAACTACCCAAGCTTCGACAAAGGATATCACGAAAGTGGAATTATTGTGGACAACATCGTACGATTTAAGTATATGGACCTTTTTTATCTTGAACTGGGTGTAGGTGGATATTATCGCTATGGTAGCTATGCAAATTCCAATTTATCGGATAATTTAGCCTTCACCCTTAGTTTAATCGCAAAAACCCGATAA
- a CDS encoding peroxiredoxin-like family protein — protein MDFQEKLESIKQRIEGNLPPSYLQIMHKATDDLEKSGIQNKVLKVGRKAPAFQLFNQNGEAVSSEELLSKGMLVLTFYRGVWCPYCNADLANLKKYLPEIEENGATLLGVSPELPQFLRKISDMQKLNFDILHDAKNGLAAQFGLKFFYPEDLKELYRDKFNINLEVQQGNDEWALPMPARFIIDQEGIIRYSESKADYRNRPNPDELISVLKNLKSQKSKV, from the coding sequence ATGGATTTTCAAGAAAAACTGGAAAGCATTAAACAAAGGATTGAAGGTAATTTACCACCTTCTTACTTGCAAATCATGCATAAAGCAACCGATGATCTAGAAAAATCGGGTATCCAGAACAAAGTGCTAAAAGTGGGGCGAAAAGCTCCTGCCTTTCAATTGTTCAATCAAAATGGAGAGGCAGTTTCAAGCGAAGAACTTTTATCCAAAGGGATGCTAGTGCTTACATTTTATAGAGGGGTCTGGTGTCCTTACTGTAACGCCGATTTAGCCAACCTGAAAAAATACCTTCCTGAAATTGAAGAAAACGGGGCAACCTTATTGGGTGTTTCTCCTGAGCTGCCACAATTTCTTAGAAAAATCAGCGACATGCAGAAATTGAATTTTGATATTCTGCATGATGCAAAGAATGGGTTGGCAGCTCAATTCGGATTAAAGTTTTTCTATCCGGAAGATTTGAAAGAATTGTACCGGGATAAATTCAATATCAATCTCGAAGTTCAACAAGGAAATGATGAATGGGCCTTGCCGATGCCTGCCAGATTTATCATTGACCAGGAAGGTATTATTCGATATTCGGAAAGCAAAGCGGATTACAGAAATCGCCCTAATCCCGATGAGTTGATCAGTGTTTTAAAAAATTTAAAAAGTCAAAAATCAAAAGTATAA
- a CDS encoding alpha/beta hydrolase family protein: MSDNKELKIIAFPGLGTDYRVFQYLNCKADWVHVPWKIPRKKDDLLSYARYLIEDIDLGDHYAFVGVSFGGMIASALSRVLSPAFTCIIASVKSDNEIPKWFRTCAKLPVWFLPSPVFKPRFFIVKKFLGIGNTKHQEAFRSFYANSPALFLKRSMKIITNGQFYGKPNGPLVHIHGTRDIIFPIEKIEEPVKKVDGTHFIVVTRAKYISGIINTEIERVENQPK, translated from the coding sequence TTGAGCGACAATAAAGAACTAAAAATAATAGCCTTTCCCGGGCTGGGAACCGATTACCGGGTTTTTCAATATTTGAATTGTAAGGCAGATTGGGTTCACGTTCCCTGGAAAATACCTCGTAAAAAAGATGATTTACTTTCTTACGCTAGGTATTTAATCGAGGACATAGATCTCGGAGATCATTATGCTTTTGTAGGAGTCTCTTTCGGAGGAATGATAGCTAGCGCTTTAAGTCGAGTGCTATCGCCTGCCTTTACCTGCATTATCGCGTCGGTAAAGTCCGATAATGAAATTCCCAAATGGTTTAGAACCTGCGCTAAATTACCAGTTTGGTTTCTGCCTTCACCAGTATTTAAACCTCGGTTTTTTATCGTGAAAAAATTTCTGGGTATAGGAAATACGAAGCATCAAGAGGCTTTTCGATCATTTTATGCCAATAGTCCAGCGCTATTTTTAAAACGATCCATGAAAATTATAACCAATGGGCAGTTTTATGGCAAGCCCAATGGACCACTAGTTCACATTCATGGAACTCGGGATATCATCTTTCCGATTGAAAAAATTGAAGAACCAGTAAAAAAGGTTGATGGAACTCATTTCATTGTTGTTACCCGAGCTAAGTATATTAGTGGTATTATTAACACGGAAATTGAACGAGTAGAAAATCAACCCAAATGA
- a CDS encoding DDE-type integrase/transposase/recombinase gives MEQETCFKSVSQYEARIARKRKKRLPARIKEPLTRPQELNQTWSMDFTSDALSDGRRVRIFNVIDDCNRESLAIECGVGFPAQRVIRVLTQLEEEIGLPKKIRVDNGPEFISHAFQNWCKSKAITIQFIQPGRPMQNSFIERFISFF, from the coding sequence ATGGAACAGGAAACGTGTTTTAAGAGTGTATCGCAGTATGAAGCTAGAATCGCCAGAAAACGCAAGAAAAGACTTCCAGCAAGAATAAAAGAGCCGTTAACACGCCCACAAGAGTTAAATCAAACGTGGAGTATGGACTTCACGAGTGATGCGCTTAGTGATGGACGCAGAGTTAGGATTTTTAATGTTATTGATGATTGTAACCGTGAGAGCTTAGCTATCGAATGTGGTGTAGGTTTTCCTGCACAGCGAGTGATTAGAGTGCTCACCCAACTAGAGGAAGAAATAGGATTACCCAAAAAGATTAGGGTAGATAACGGACCTGAATTTATATCTCATGCGTTCCAGAACTGGTGTAAAAGCAAAGCCATTACAATCCAGTTCATCCAACCAGGGAGACCAATGCAAAACAGTTTTATAGAACGCTTTATTAGTTTCTTTTGA
- a CDS encoding aspartyl protease family protein: MKLNSIPSKLLILLVLMGFLQSCAPKTSSILNQGGEFTYSFYQEIPILRDGNAILLSAVVNGVEGKYLLDVGSPTVISESLFYKLNENIIGETKLGSGSEQISSAIVCEVDYFRFGELAFEKIPAVVVSDNNPYLSCYGADGIIGSNLLRNAVVHIDKAHGAVIISDDVNHFEQNLDADIEIELDLASSAPECFLSINNLARQRVELSSLEPGFLTVTNNHIETLKKYDIISFYEKAYGYFPTQNLFGPYRPQGLTRTRLSNVGLGTLSFEGVIAYGKGNVKVAKLGTDLFDHAIVTIDYKHKRLYVKPVEGKLKINLNQKLWPVSSAYYDGSLRVTGIWKDEFMKLKETSILGRGEKEISSGFCENLKSKLLAPSGESMELVTRSPEGDFRRTRIYAY, from the coding sequence ATGAAACTTAATTCCATTCCAAGTAAATTATTGATTCTCTTGGTGTTAATGGGGTTTTTGCAATCTTGCGCGCCAAAAACTTCTAGCATTTTAAATCAGGGAGGAGAGTTTACCTATTCATTTTATCAAGAAATTCCAATTCTAAGAGACGGTAATGCCATCTTGCTTTCGGCCGTGGTGAACGGGGTGGAAGGTAAGTATCTATTGGATGTTGGGTCACCAACGGTTATTAGCGAATCATTGTTTTATAAACTTAACGAGAACATTATCGGGGAGACCAAGTTAGGATCAGGATCTGAGCAAATTAGTTCTGCTATTGTCTGTGAGGTAGATTACTTTAGGTTTGGAGAGTTGGCTTTCGAAAAGATTCCAGCGGTAGTTGTAAGCGACAACAATCCATATTTAAGTTGCTACGGGGCAGACGGAATTATTGGTAGTAATTTATTAAGAAATGCTGTTGTTCATATAGATAAAGCCCATGGCGCGGTTATAATTTCAGACGATGTAAACCACTTTGAGCAAAACCTAGATGCCGATATTGAAATTGAACTGGACCTAGCATCTAGTGCCCCAGAATGTTTCTTATCTATCAATAATTTGGCTAGACAGCGCGTGGAGCTAAGTTCCCTCGAGCCTGGGTTTTTAACGGTAACCAATAATCATATAGAAACTTTAAAAAAGTATGATATCATAAGCTTTTATGAAAAAGCCTACGGTTATTTCCCTACTCAAAACTTATTCGGACCATACAGACCACAAGGGTTAACAAGAACAAGGCTTTCTAATGTGGGGCTCGGGACACTGAGTTTCGAGGGAGTAATCGCTTATGGAAAAGGCAATGTAAAAGTTGCAAAATTGGGTACCGATCTTTTTGATCATGCCATAGTTACTATAGATTATAAGCACAAAAGATTATATGTAAAGCCAGTTGAGGGGAAATTAAAAATCAATCTCAATCAGAAGTTGTGGCCAGTATCATCGGCATATTACGACGGTAGTTTGAGAGTAACTGGGATATGGAAAGATGAATTTATGAAGTTAAAGGAAACTTCAATTTTAGGTAGAGGAGAAAAGGAAATTTCGTCTGGCTTTTGCGAGAATCTTAAGTCTAAACTTTTAGCTCCCTCCGGAGAAAGTATGGAATTGGTTACGCGTTCTCCAGAGGGGGATTTCCGCAGGACTAGAATTTACGCTTATTAG
- a CDS encoding serine hydrolase domain-containing protein produces the protein MKKFFFLLTTLLISFCSIAQEHQLNSYLNKLYSADKIMASVSVAKNGKINFEKAYGTLSYKTKEAQQVNEYTKYRVGSVTKMFTAVLVMQLVEEGKLSLETKLSKFYKDIPNSNKISIRQMLNHHSGISDFTKRGDYLVTRFDETTRSEMLARLSQSTPAFKPGEKAEYSNSNFVLLGYIIEDLTGMDYPLAVQRKITERIGLNDTYYGMDATPERNEATSFSLSTDGWKKLPETHLSIPGAAGGMVSTASDLAIFIHALFSGQLMSDASLEQMIKLEDGFGLGIFQYQTANEILYGHSGGIDGFGSILLYHPKTRTSVAVCANGVNTNLKDVGYNFFKITQGLGFEMPELNQVKIAKDKLVLYTGQFYSPELGKFLNIDHIDQTLMARLDGQSAFPLNPKKETQFTYDLYEVQIDYDELDGNFYNKVTLTQGTNVVVFERQ, from the coding sequence ATGAAAAAGTTTTTTTTCCTCCTAACCACCCTCTTAATATCCTTTTGTTCCATTGCTCAGGAACACCAATTAAATAGTTACTTAAACAAATTGTACAGTGCCGACAAAATAATGGCCTCTGTTTCTGTAGCAAAGAATGGAAAAATAAATTTTGAAAAGGCATACGGAACCCTGAGTTACAAAACTAAAGAAGCTCAACAGGTAAACGAATACACCAAATATCGCGTGGGTTCTGTTACCAAAATGTTTACGGCGGTGCTTGTTATGCAACTAGTAGAAGAGGGGAAACTAAGCCTTGAAACCAAGCTTTCTAAGTTCTATAAAGACATTCCAAATTCCAATAAGATCAGTATCAGGCAAATGCTTAATCACCACAGTGGAATTTCAGATTTCACAAAAAGAGGTGATTATTTAGTAACTAGATTCGATGAAACTACTCGGTCTGAAATGCTAGCGCGTTTGTCTCAATCTACTCCTGCATTTAAACCGGGAGAAAAAGCAGAATACAGCAACTCCAATTTCGTGTTGTTGGGGTATATAATCGAAGATTTAACGGGAATGGATTATCCATTGGCGGTTCAACGTAAAATAACCGAGCGCATAGGTTTAAATGATACTTATTATGGAATGGATGCAACTCCGGAGCGCAACGAGGCAACTTCTTTTTCGCTATCAACCGATGGTTGGAAAAAGCTCCCAGAAACACATTTAAGCATTCCTGGAGCTGCAGGGGGAATGGTTTCTACCGCATCAGATTTGGCCATTTTTATACATGCGCTTTTTAGTGGACAGTTAATGTCTGATGCCTCCTTAGAACAAATGATAAAGCTCGAGGATGGTTTTGGCTTGGGTATTTTTCAATACCAAACCGCTAACGAAATACTTTACGGTCACTCAGGCGGAATCGATGGGTTTGGATCTATACTACTTTACCACCCAAAAACAAGAACATCTGTTGCGGTTTGTGCAAATGGGGTGAATACCAATTTGAAAGATGTGGGGTATAACTTTTTCAAGATCACTCAGGGGCTTGGATTCGAAATGCCGGAATTAAATCAGGTGAAAATTGCCAAGGATAAATTGGTGTTGTACACGGGCCAGTTTTATTCTCCTGAATTGGGCAAATTCTTAAATATAGATCACATCGATCAAACTTTAATGGCCCGTTTAGATGGTCAAAGTGCTTTTCCATTAAACCCTAAAAAGGAAACTCAGTTTACCTACGATCTTTACGAGGTGCAAATAGATTACGACGAGTTAGACGGTAATTTTTACAATAAAGTTACTCTTACTCAAGGTACTAACGTAGTGGTATTTGAGCGACAATAA